From the genome of Maribacter algicola, one region includes:
- a CDS encoding HAD family hydrolase, protein MIKNIIFDFGDIFINLDKPAVFKNMEAFGYTEYTDALDRLCKEYEMGHMSSIDFLAGLKEMYPKAAKTDLVDAWNSILLDFPEYRLEFIEELKTKKTYRLFLLSNTNDIHIEYVKRTMGLERFERFRNCFEGFYLSQQIKMRKPNTNIYEYVLNENSLVPEETLFIDDTKANTDSAQKLGIRCWNLLVGKEDIVELNKKL, encoded by the coding sequence ATGATAAAAAATATCATATTTGATTTTGGCGATATCTTCATCAACCTGGACAAGCCAGCAGTGTTTAAAAATATGGAAGCTTTTGGCTATACCGAATATACCGATGCTTTGGACCGCCTCTGCAAGGAGTATGAAATGGGCCATATGTCATCCATAGATTTTTTGGCAGGCCTAAAGGAAATGTATCCGAAAGCCGCTAAAACCGATTTAGTGGATGCCTGGAATTCTATCCTGCTTGATTTTCCGGAATATCGATTGGAATTTATAGAGGAATTAAAGACAAAAAAAACCTACCGTTTATTTTTATTGAGCAATACGAACGATATTCACATCGAATATGTAAAAAGGACCATGGGCCTGGAACGTTTTGAGCGTTTCAGAAATTGTTTCGAAGGCTTCTATTTGTCCCAACAGATTAAGATGCGCAAGCCCAATACCAATATTTACGAATACGTATTGAACGAAAATTCGCTAGTTCCAGAGGAAACACTTTTTATTGACGACACCAAGGCAAATACGGATAGTGCGCAAAAATTAGGGATACGATGTTGGAACCTTCTAGTCGGGAAAGAGGATATTGTTGAGCTAAACAAAAAGCTGTAA
- the ribD gene encoding bifunctional diaminohydroxyphosphoribosylaminopyrimidine deaminase/5-amino-6-(5-phosphoribosylamino)uracil reductase RibD, with translation MSVNEKYMRRCLEIAKNGIGTTAPNPSVGAVIVHNDRIIGEGYTSPYGGAHAEVNAIRSVKNKTLLSKSILYVTLEPCSHYGKTPPCANLIVENKIPKVVIGVRDPHEKVAGNGIEILEKAGCSVTIGVLEKECREHHRRFLTFHEQKRPYIILKWAETSDSFIAPIKEHRNSKPEPYWITNTYSRQLVHRWRGEEQAILVGTNTVLEDNPKLDTRLWKGRAPIRLIIDKNRKIPNGLHVLDGKQPTIIFTSSENQNKIIKNIELQYIESLSNYVLEVSKNLFERNILSVLVEGGAKTIQSFIDENLWDEARIFVGKNVFKKGIKAPILQGELVREKYILNDHLKIIRNDKKYHI, from the coding sequence ATGTCTGTGAATGAAAAATACATGCGGCGTTGCCTTGAAATTGCCAAAAATGGAATAGGCACCACAGCACCCAATCCTTCCGTAGGTGCCGTCATTGTCCATAACGACCGTATTATAGGGGAAGGCTATACCAGCCCCTATGGCGGGGCCCATGCTGAAGTAAACGCCATTCGTTCCGTAAAGAACAAAACTTTGCTATCAAAATCTATCCTATACGTAACCCTGGAGCCTTGCTCCCATTATGGAAAAACACCACCCTGTGCCAATTTAATTGTTGAAAACAAGATTCCCAAGGTGGTCATAGGAGTAAGGGACCCACATGAGAAAGTTGCCGGTAATGGCATAGAAATCCTTGAAAAGGCCGGATGCTCAGTCACTATTGGGGTTTTGGAAAAAGAATGCAGGGAACACCACAGGCGATTTCTAACATTTCATGAACAAAAACGCCCGTACATAATCCTGAAGTGGGCCGAAACTTCAGACAGTTTTATTGCACCCATCAAGGAACATCGAAATTCCAAACCCGAACCTTATTGGATTACCAACACCTATTCCAGACAATTGGTCCATAGATGGCGCGGTGAGGAACAGGCCATTTTGGTGGGAACCAATACCGTACTGGAAGACAATCCGAAACTAGACACAAGACTATGGAAAGGAAGGGCGCCGATCCGACTCATAATCGATAAAAATCGTAAAATACCAAATGGTTTACATGTTTTGGATGGGAAACAACCCACAATTATTTTTACTTCAAGTGAAAATCAAAATAAAATAATAAAAAATATTGAATTACAGTATATTGAAAGTTTAAGTAATTATGTTTTAGAGGTGTCTAAAAATCTATTTGAAAGGAATATACTAAGTGTTCTTGTGGAAGGTGGAGCCAAAACTATTCAAAGTTTTATCGATGAAAACCTGTGGGACGAAGCAAGGATTTTTGTTGGAAAAAACGTCTTTAAAAAAGGAATAAAAGCCCCTATCTTGCAAGGAGAACTAGTGCGAGAAAAATACATTTTAAACGACCATTTAAAAATAATCCGGAATGATAAAAAATATCATATTTGA
- a CDS encoding GNAT family N-acetyltransferase gives MQEVVIREIRPSDNDEVARVVREVLVEMGVPKVGTAYADAALDQMYETYNVPRATYFVIDDGGKIIGCAGVAQLENYDGNVCELQKMYFLKAARGRGLGAKMMETCLERAREFGFEKCYLETMPYMEDAQKLYKKSGFEYIDAPMGNTGHYSCPVWMLKTL, from the coding sequence ATGCAAGAGGTTGTAATACGGGAGATAAGACCCTCCGATAATGATGAAGTGGCGCGTGTCGTGCGCGAGGTTTTAGTGGAAATGGGTGTTCCTAAAGTGGGTACCGCCTATGCAGATGCGGCCTTGGACCAAATGTACGAGACCTATAATGTGCCCAGGGCAACGTACTTCGTCATTGATGACGGCGGTAAAATCATTGGTTGTGCCGGTGTTGCCCAGTTGGAAAACTATGATGGTAACGTTTGTGAGCTTCAAAAAATGTATTTTTTAAAGGCTGCCCGTGGACGTGGTTTGGGTGCAAAAATGATGGAGACCTGTTTGGAACGCGCACGGGAATTCGGTTTTGAGAAATGTTATTTGGAAACCATGCCTTACATGGAAGACGCCCAAAAACTTTATAAAAAGTCCGGTTTCGAATATATCGATGCGCCCATGGGAAATACGGGGCATTATTCCTGTCCCGTTTGGATGCTGAAGACTTTGTAA
- a CDS encoding IMPACT family protein, which produces MDSKITRFKTTDKPSGEVLFKEKKSKFFGYTFPITTEEEVKTILEELRKLHPTANHVCYAWQLGIMDVQYRANDDGEPNNSAGLPIYGQIQSFEVTNVLVAVARIFGGTKLGVGGLMTAYRETAKLALENSVISEKVLTEELSMTFEYAEMDTVMRFIKKNQLEILSQKLHLDCEIHVSVQKDLLPGILEQLKAHHKVSVQLPDLKK; this is translated from the coding sequence ATGGATTCCAAAATCACTAGATTCAAGACTACGGACAAACCTTCAGGGGAAGTATTGTTTAAGGAAAAGAAAAGCAAGTTCTTTGGATATACCTTTCCTATAACTACCGAAGAAGAGGTGAAAACGATACTTGAAGAACTTCGTAAACTTCACCCCACGGCAAACCACGTGTGCTATGCTTGGCAATTAGGAATTATGGACGTTCAATATAGGGCAAATGATGATGGGGAGCCTAACAATTCTGCAGGACTACCTATTTATGGTCAAATCCAATCCTTTGAGGTAACCAATGTGTTGGTAGCTGTAGCCCGTATTTTTGGAGGTACAAAATTGGGTGTAGGCGGTTTGATGACCGCTTATAGGGAGACGGCCAAGTTGGCATTGGAAAATTCAGTGATATCGGAAAAAGTTTTAACGGAGGAATTATCGATGACATTTGAATATGCGGAAATGGATACCGTCATGAGGTTCATTAAAAAGAACCAATTGGAAATACTTTCCCAAAAGCTGCATCTGGATTGTGAAATACATGTTTCGGTTCAAAAAGATCTACTACCCGGCATTTTGGAACAATTGAAAGCCCATCATAAAGTTTCCGTCCAATTGCCTGATTTAAAAAAGTAA
- the dnaA gene encoding chromosomal replication initiator protein DnaA produces MNVTADSVWKNCLVFIKDNIQPQAFKTWFEPIKPIKLSNNALSIQVPSKFFYEWLEEHYVKLLKVALTKQLGETAKLVYIIKMENTYGNKEPFTEKIPSSNRGNMSPQEMDVPIKSKNPELRNPFVIPGIRNIKIESQLNPNYNFDNFLEGDSNRLARSAGMAVANKPGGTSFNPLLVFGGVGLGKTHLAHAIGVEIKDKYPERTVLYISAEKFTQQYIESVKKNTRNDFIHFYQLIDVLIIDDVQFLSGKSGTQDVFFHIFNHLHQNGKQVILTSDKAPVDMQDFEQRLLSRFKWGLSAELQSPDYETRISILKNKLYRDGVEMPDDIIDYVAKHIKTNIRELEGAIISLIAQSTLNKREVTIELAQQVVEKFVKNTKREVSIDYIQKVVSDYFEMDVATLQSKTRKRHIVQARQLAMFFAKKFTKASLASIGSQIGKRDHATVLHACKTVDNLAETDKQFRKYIEDLTKKFS; encoded by the coding sequence ATGAATGTTACTGCCGATTCCGTATGGAAAAATTGTTTGGTATTTATCAAGGATAACATCCAACCGCAGGCATTCAAAACTTGGTTTGAACCTATAAAGCCTATTAAGCTTTCCAATAATGCGTTAAGTATACAAGTTCCAAGTAAATTTTTTTACGAGTGGCTGGAAGAGCATTACGTGAAATTACTTAAAGTAGCCTTAACGAAACAGCTTGGTGAAACTGCCAAATTGGTATACATTATTAAGATGGAAAATACCTATGGCAACAAAGAACCTTTCACTGAAAAAATACCCAGTTCCAATAGGGGCAATATGAGTCCCCAGGAAATGGACGTTCCCATAAAGTCCAAAAATCCGGAACTACGAAATCCTTTCGTAATTCCGGGCATTAGGAATATTAAAATTGAATCCCAGTTAAACCCTAACTATAATTTCGATAATTTTTTAGAAGGTGATTCCAATCGCTTGGCTCGCTCGGCAGGTATGGCCGTAGCCAACAAACCGGGAGGCACATCCTTTAACCCCTTGTTGGTTTTTGGGGGCGTTGGTTTGGGAAAGACCCATTTGGCGCATGCCATTGGGGTTGAAATAAAGGACAAATATCCAGAACGTACCGTATTATATATTTCGGCGGAAAAATTCACCCAACAGTACATAGAATCCGTCAAGAAAAATACCCGAAACGATTTTATCCATTTCTATCAGTTGATAGATGTGTTGATTATTGACGACGTACAATTCCTTTCCGGCAAATCGGGAACCCAGGATGTGTTTTTCCATATCTTCAATCATCTCCATCAAAATGGCAAACAGGTCATTTTAACTTCGGATAAGGCTCCAGTGGATATGCAGGACTTCGAGCAACGACTACTTTCCCGCTTTAAATGGGGATTGTCGGCAGAATTACAAAGTCCGGATTATGAAACCCGAATTTCCATCCTAAAGAACAAACTATATAGGGATGGTGTGGAAATGCCCGATGATATCATTGATTATGTGGCCAAACACATTAAGACCAATATCAGGGAACTGGAAGGTGCAATTATTTCCCTTATTGCACAATCTACCCTAAACAAACGGGAAGTTACCATTGAATTGGCGCAACAAGTAGTTGAGAAGTTCGTAAAGAACACCAAAAGAGAGGTATCCATTGATTATATACAAAAGGTAGTCTCCGATTACTTTGAAATGGACGTTGCTACATTACAATCCAAAACAAGAAAAAGACATATTGTGCAGGCGAGGCAATTGGCCATGTTCTTTGCCAAAAAATTCACAAAGGCCTCTTTGGCGAGCATTGGTTCGCAAATTGGCAAAAGGGACCACGCTACCGTCTTACATGCATGTAAGACCGTGGATAATCTTGCCGAAACGGATAAGCAGTTTCGCAAATACATAGAAGACCTTACCAAAAAATTCTCCTGA
- a CDS encoding DMT family transporter yields MEYLALSVLASSLIFVIFKLYTKFRIQTLYAIIVNYFVACSVGIYFYTGNIEFTKVIEQPWFFGTILLGVLFIVVFNLMAATSQKVGVSAASVATKMSLAIPVVFGMWMYGERLGSFEILGILLALVAVYLATMRKKNVVNHRYLLLLPVAVFIGSGIIDTSIKYAQQVSVPEEEFPLFSAVVFGSAASCGILFILLKSFKGGLQINSKNVIGGICLGVPNFFSIYFLMKALDSETLNSASIFTINNVAIVMLSTLLGIFLFKERISGKNWIGIGLAIVSIVLVALGNTIQKMVFG; encoded by the coding sequence ATGGAATATTTGGCACTGAGCGTTCTAGCATCCAGTCTGATCTTTGTGATTTTTAAACTTTACACCAAATTCAGGATACAGACACTTTATGCCATTATTGTCAATTACTTTGTTGCGTGTTCCGTAGGAATCTATTTCTATACTGGTAACATTGAATTTACAAAGGTCATTGAACAACCTTGGTTTTTTGGAACGATTCTTTTGGGCGTACTGTTCATTGTTGTTTTCAATCTTATGGCGGCCACTTCACAAAAAGTGGGGGTTTCCGCGGCATCCGTAGCAACGAAGATGTCATTGGCGATACCCGTTGTTTTCGGCATGTGGATGTATGGGGAGCGCCTTGGCTCTTTTGAAATTTTGGGCATCCTTTTGGCCTTGGTGGCGGTATACCTGGCCACCATGCGAAAGAAGAATGTAGTCAATCACAGGTACCTCCTATTGTTGCCCGTAGCTGTATTTATTGGTTCCGGCATCATAGACACGAGCATAAAATACGCCCAACAGGTATCCGTACCTGAAGAGGAATTCCCTTTGTTTTCAGCCGTGGTATTTGGATCGGCAGCATCCTGTGGGATTTTGTTCATTTTGTTGAAATCTTTTAAAGGCGGCTTACAAATAAATTCTAAGAATGTCATTGGAGGTATCTGTTTGGGGGTCCCGAATTTTTTTTCCATATACTTTTTAATGAAGGCATTAGATAGTGAAACCTTAAATAGTGCTTCAATATTTACGATCAATAACGTTGCTATTGTAATGCTTTCTACATTGCTTGGTATATTTTTGTTCAAAGAAAGGATTAGTGGCAAAAATTGGATAGGCATAGGCCTGGCCATTGTCAGTATTGTTTTGGTAGCGCTAGGTAATACAATTCAAAAAATGGTGTTCGGATAA
- a CDS encoding acyl-CoA thioesterase, with protein MGFNEISFRVRYGETDQMGVVYYGNYAQYLEMGRVEWLRSLGLSYKWMEEHGVMLPVISLKIEYKNPARYDDLITVRTQLKNKPSVRIEFDYVILNKDGEILIEANTVLVFMDAYKKKPIKCPDYILEKLL; from the coding sequence ATGGGGTTTAACGAAATTTCTTTTCGAGTAAGATATGGGGAAACAGATCAAATGGGCGTTGTGTATTATGGTAACTATGCGCAATATCTTGAGATGGGAAGGGTTGAGTGGCTAAGGTCCCTGGGGCTTTCCTACAAATGGATGGAGGAGCATGGGGTCATGCTTCCAGTTATTTCCCTTAAAATAGAATATAAAAATCCTGCACGATATGACGACCTCATAACGGTCCGTACCCAACTAAAAAACAAACCGTCCGTACGTATAGAATTTGACTATGTTATACTGAACAAGGATGGTGAAATTTTGATCGAGGCGAACACCGTTTTGGTGTTCATGGACGCTTATAAGAAAAAGCCTATAAAGTGTCCCGATTATATTCTGGAAAAACTGTTATAA
- a CDS encoding low molecular weight protein-tyrosine-phosphatase translates to MKTKVLMVCLGNICRSPLAEGILKSKVDTATVYIDSAGTGGYHIGNPPDHRSIAIAKKYGIDISHQVCRKLKAKDLEDFDIIYAMDKSNYSNIIGLSRNEEQAAKVKLLLSETNNGELEVPDPYYDSVDGFEKVFHMIDAACETIAKKLS, encoded by the coding sequence ATGAAGACCAAAGTTTTGATGGTTTGCCTTGGAAATATCTGCAGGTCGCCATTGGCCGAGGGTATTCTAAAAAGCAAGGTTGACACCGCTACAGTATATATAGATTCTGCAGGTACGGGAGGATATCATATTGGAAATCCACCCGATCACAGGTCCATTGCAATTGCCAAAAAATACGGTATCGACATCAGTCATCAAGTATGCAGAAAGCTTAAGGCGAAGGATTTGGAAGATTTTGACATCATTTATGCCATGGATAAAAGCAATTATAGCAACATAATTGGCTTGAGCAGAAATGAAGAGCAAGCGGCCAAGGTCAAATTATTGCTAAGTGAAACAAACAATGGGGAGCTAGAGGTGCCCGATCCTTATTATGATTCGGTCGATGGTTTCGAAAAGGTTTTTCACATGATAGACGCGGCGTGTGAAACAATAGCCAAAAAATTATCCTAA